tagaaaggaacataaactctggcaaatcgaGTGTAAAAGTATAGTTaaacaggccaaaaaagaatttgaagagcaactagcaaaaagatacaaaaactaaCAGAAAACATCAGAAGCAGGTAGCCTaccaaacaatcagtggagccactgTATGACGGtggtgctaaagaagcactcacggaagacaaggccattgcaaagaatctaaatgaattatttgcatcggtcttcactgaagaggatgtgagggagattcccactcctgagtcaggtttttttaatgtgacaaatctgaggaactgtcccagactgaggtgtcaatagaggaggtttgaaacaaagaacataagaatggccatactgggtcagaccaaagatccatccagaccagtatcctgtctaccgacagtggccaatgccaggtgccccagagggggtcaacctaacaggtaatgatcaagtgatctctttcctgccatccatctccactctctgacaaacagagcctagggacaccattccttgcccatcctggctaatagcccttaATGGActtaccctccatgaatttatccagttctcttttaaaccctgttatagtcctgaccttcacaacctcctcaggcaaggagttccacaggttgactgtgcgctgagtgaagaggaatttccttttttttgttttaaatctgctacctattaatttcagttggtggcccctagttcttatattatgggaacaagtaataacttttccttattttctttctccacaccactcatgattttatatatctctatcatatccccccattagtctcctcttttccaagctgaaaagtcctagcctctttaatctctcctcgtatgggacccgttccaaacccctaataattttagttgcccttttctgaatcttttctaatgccagtatatcttttttgagatgaggggaccacttctgtacacagtattcaagatgtgggcgtaccatggatttatataagggcaataagattttctccatcttattctctgtcctgtttgcttttttgactgccgctgcacactgcgtggatgtcttcagagaactatccatgatgactccaagatctttctcctgattagttgtagctaaattaccccacatcatattgtatgtatagttagggttattttttccaatgtgcatgactttacatttatccacattaaattttatttgccattttgttgcccaatcacatagttttgtgagatctttttgaaattcttcacagtctgctttggtcttcactatcttgagcagtttagtatcatctgcaaactctgccacctcactgtttacccctgtctccagatcatttatgaataagttgaataggattggtcctaggactgacccttggggaacaccactagttacccctctccattctgaaaatttaccatttattcctaccctttgttccttgccttttaaccagttctcaatccatgaaaggatcttccctcttatctcatgacaacttaatttacataagagcctttgatAAAAACAAattgaacaaattgataaattaaacagtattaAGTCACCAGCcccagatggtatttacccaagagttcttaaggaactcagatatgaaactgcagaactactaactgcggtatgtaacctattgcttaaatcagcctctgtaccagatgtctGGCAGATAACTAATGTAacacctattttttttaaaggcaccagaggtgatcctggcagttacTGGCCAGTATGCCTAATTTCAGTGCcatgcaaattggttgaaactatagtaaagaacagaattatcagacacatagacgaACACAGCTTTTGtacagggaaatcatgcctcgctaATCTATTAGACTtgtttgagggggtcaaaaaagatggacaaggatgatccagtgaatatagtgtacttgcactttcagaaagcctttgacaaggtccctcaccaaaggctcttaagaaaagtaatCAGGAATGGcaataagggggaaggtcctctcatggatcagtaactggctaaaagataggaaacaaagggtaggaatgacaggttagttttcacaatggagacaAGTAAATAGCAGGGTttccaaggatctgtactagaactagtgctgttcaacacattcataaatggccccaaaaaaggggtaaacagtgaggtggcaaagtttgtagacaatacaaaattacataagatacttaagtccaaagctgactgcgaagaattacaaaaggatctcacaaaactgggtgactgggcaacaaaatggcaagtgaaattcagtgtggataaatgcaaaggaaagcACACTGGGAAAgagaatcccaactatacatacaaaatgacggggtctagattagctgttatcactcaagaaagagatcttggaattgtagatagttctctgaaaacatctgctgtatgtacagtggcagtcaaaaaacctaacagaatgttgggaaccattagaaaagtgatagataataagacagaaaaacatcataatgccactatgtaaatccatggtatgccaacactttgaatactgcatgcagtcttggttgtcccatctcaaagaAAGATGTATTAGacttgggaaaagtacagagaagggcagcagaaatgattaggggtatggaacagtttctgtatgaggagagattaaaaaagactgAGACCCAGTCtgaccattcttatattcttaacaATTGAACCTTGTTCTATATGAGACTCATAtgctttaaggtcagaagggaccaacGTGATCATCTAGTATGCTCTCCTGCAGATTGCAAGACACAGAACCTTGCTCATCTACTCCGTTAATAGACCcatcacctctggctgagttactgaagtcctcaaatcatgatttaaagacttcaagttacagagacttgTAGCTGAGGCCTAGCCCAACATGAGTAAGTAACATATGGAGGGAAGCCTCATTTTTTGGAAGACAGAATTAGGGCGTAAATGAATTCATcaggttcaaaacaaaacatttgtgcTAAAAAAGATAAGTAAATAGGTCAGTAGGCTAAGaagacagaatgtctgagccaACTAAGCCAAGAGAGAGAACAGGGAACTATTTCCTGTGAAGTAGATAACAAAGGACAAAATAAGTTAGGAATGTAGAGGTAAGGTGAAGAGGAAATCAAAGCATGGACAGTGCGTGGACAGCTcatgctgcacagggattggttcctgcaaagtaaccagACCAATCCAGaaatgtgtgatgcaatgtatGGTAAATGCAATGAGACATATAAtgaattttctgtgtaactttggagctGTGATGTATCCTGCATCTACCACCCTACATCCTGtgtttgagtctgatcaactcagtgtaGCACTGCTATATGCCAAATAAATATACCTGAGTGATGAAAACTGGAgttgaactgagttcttgggaagtTGAGTTGAAAGAGGTctcggagggaatcccaacaagAACCCGCgacttacactagtttaaacctgcaagtgacccaggccccatgatgcagaggaaggagaaaacccCCCtgggtctctgctaatctgacctgggggaaaatttcttcctgttcCCAACTATGGCGATTAGTTGGACCCTGAGCaggtgggcaagacccaccagccagacacctgggaaagaattttctgtagtaactcagagccctccccatcagTGTCCCATCAGTGGCCATTTGAGATACTTGTGCAAGCAGttgcagatcggctacatgccattaCAGGCAGTCTTGTcatgccatcccctccataaacttatcaagctcaatcttgaagccagttaggttttttgcccctactgctccccttggaaggctgttccagaaattcactcctctgatggttagaaacaagcttaaacttgttgatggccattttatatccatttgttcttgtgtccacattggtgcttagcttaaataactcctctccctccctagtatttatccctcttaTGTATTAATAGAaagtaatcatatctccccttagctctcttttggttaggttaaacaagccaagctctttgagtctcttctcataaggtaggtttttcaTTCCTCGGGTCATCCTAGTTGTCCTTCTCTTcccctgttccagtttgaattcatctttcttaaacataggagaccagaactgcacacactaaaccagatgaggtctcaccagtgccctgTATAATGTTATTACACTTTCCTGTCTCTAGCAGCCAGGTTCACTGGTCCAACTGAGCTGCAATACCAGATAGGGGACCAGAAGTTCCTGTTGGAGGCACACAGCACCAGCAGGAGTTCCAGGAGATAATGTGCATTGTATCAAGCAGTCACAGTGCCTGGGGAACATAGGGAGAGAACTCTGctcccctctgtgctgaggcagaggtgAGGATGAGGGACCTACATTATGTCCCTGACccttgagaggaaggatggtcttgtggttaaggcactgaatgGAGTCTCAGCAGACTAGCTCCTGGTTCTACCAGAgacttgctgcatgaccttgggtaaATCCTTTAGGGCCTGACCAGGCCTTTACTCTGTATGTAGTTCCCCATCGATCAAAAGGGTATAAAAATGCTTCCGTTGTCAGTCTTGATAGGAACTGTCTCTCCCTATTTGTGTTTACAGGatctagcacaacggggccccaaGCTTAACTGGGGCCTCTgaatgctaccacaatacaaataagtaatCTGTTGTTTGAATGCATTCACTGAATAATTTATGGGAATAATTCTTGGCCTGTAGCTTGTTCACAATTAACTCATTGTGAGTGTTTTAGAAGTGTTTTTGACACAGGTTTTACATGAGCATTTGGTCACATGACAAGCTTCTGTTGCCTGATTGGAGGAGTTAGAATCCATTTTCAGGTGTGAATACTTGTGATTAAGGATTCAAAACTATTTTTGTTCACATATCCTAAAATAGGATCCTAAACATGCTTTTAGAAGTGACGATTTGAAGAAATATGTTTGcagtattcacccagctctgctacagatgaCCACTTCCTTGCATTATTTAATTCTGCAGTATATTTTAGAATGCAGGAGTCTGAGATGTACGACACACAACAAAGCTTTGTTGTGTTGTTTTGAACTGAGAATGGCGGTGAGTGATGTCACAGGGACATGGGGAGGAGCAGGTTCTAGAAGGGGGAGCAGTTAGAGGGGGAGACACTGGGTGTCGGTTGGGAACTTTCAGACCAGACTCTGCTGTGGAGGGAGCTGTGATCAGAAGCTGTACGTTAAGGTTTGGGGGGGTACAATTGTCCTTTAAAATATTAGCCATCCTGTCCAAGAAGGCTCTGTCCTGCTGTTGCTATTGCCACCAGTAAGAGCTGATAATACCTTTTGCTACTGTTTCATTAATACCACCACACCTGCCAACATCTGGAGACAAAACAGTGCTCAGTAAATTAGCATTAATGTGTAGATATTTGCATAAGTTCAGGCTCAACCTATCAGAAGCTTATGTCTTCCCATTTTAGGGGCAACAAACCACCAGTGAGAGAAATATTTGCATGTTTGATGGCTCTAGATAAGGGTCATAAGGGGCGGGGTCAATAGCAGCTTTATACCTTCCTGATTGGGGTCTAGCTAGAAGCTGGCATAGCAGTGTGCTGACCACCCTGCATTCTCCCCCAACATGTACCCTATTCGAGAGATGGGGTAGGGCCAGCCACAGTTAAGAGAATCCCCAACGGGCTGGTTAAGTCAATTTTCCAGCTGCTTTCCACTGCTGGAGAGATGTGAAACAGGTGCAACAAGGGGCCTAAGAGCAGGCCCCATATATATAAGTCCAATAAATAATAAACCTATGCAATATTCCCCCTCTTACTCTTATTCTTTTATTCATGGTGACAAGTCCTAagaagatgaggaagaggagagtaGGGAAAATGCCTGTTAGCATTATAACTGTATCACTTAATTAATCCCAAAAATGCCATAATGAAATAAAGTAAGCCAGGTCATTTTCAACAAGTCTCTACTGGTGGGTTTAAAAGATCCAGCAATGACATATTAAATATTCAGTCTGGAAATATAGGGATTAAAAAAGCCACATTCCCATTTTTTCCCCGTCTTTGCTTTCTGACCTCAGTAACAAGCTGATAAATTGCTAAGTAGCTCCTAAGACGCTTTCACAGTAGATTTCAAGATGGAATAGGATGAAAGGAAAAATCTGAGAAATGTGGTCCAAAAAACCGGAACAGAAAGTATTTTCTGTCTTGTGAGGCTGGGGAATCTGGGGTTGGAGAATCTAAAGGAGGGATGTCAGAGAAACACTAGATGACTCTGAAACATTTTAGTGTCAAGGCTTTTCTAATACATACAAACAATGCTCCAATTTCATAAGATTTCTCCCTTTGATGCCTTCCTCCATCCACACACACTCAGAGCCGAGAATCagaaaaaaacaagtttccttgaAGACCTGTAGAAAAGACCAAAACTGTAGCATACAGGGACAAGCAGTAGACTTGGCAGGTCTGGGCCTTCAATGCCACAAACTATTCTTATAAGGGTCCCAGGGaaaatgtggggagggagggaagagaagggcCCCTGAGAGAGCAAAGTTACTGCTATCATTGTGGACGTGCTTCCAGAGTAAGAAGTGGCCATTGGCCAAAACGTCTTAGCCTTTAATATGTGTAACCCTTTGCCAGGCGGATTGCACTTGTCAGCCTTCCAGTTCCCAGAAGACATCTGACTCTTCACCATGTACATAATTATGAGAAAGTCAGCTGTGAAGTTCTGATGCCATTAGCCTCAGTGTTTTCAGTTTTTGGATTAATAAAACTTGTTAGTCTTTAGATTGTCCAGTTtacagtgtgtgtttgtgcacgTATGCACACTCTGTAGTGCCTCTGTGCGAAACAAATACCCCTCTGAGGGCAAGATTATAGCCATGGGCGAAAGAGAAGGTACCACAGCTGGGGTGAAAAGTTTAATACTGGGTTACCTCAGGGACAGTCAGGCCAGTATTTGTTATGGAAATAGGGAGTTAGACCTTTGGCCACAGAATTCCCCCTCTGATATTTAGTTCTTCTATTTTTTCCTCAAAGGTGGAACTGAGGTTCCCCATTCTCTGGCAAAAATGAAGGCGCTCACACTTCTCTCCCTGCTCGGCTGCCTGATCACGGCAAACGAAGCAAAAATCTTTAGCCGATGTGAACTAGCCTATACGCTGCATGAAGAAGGGCTGGACGGGTACGAGGGTTACAGCCTCGCCAACTGTGAGTTTTAGTGCTCCCtccttctcacacacacacttctccccaATTTCCCCTCACGCCAAACTCCCTTCACTCTTTCACCCTGTCTACCACTCCCTCGTTCCCGCTGCCTTTTCCCCACTCCCACTATTTGTCTGTCTCTGCATGctgtctccctcctctccagGGCTCTGCCTTCATGTACTCCCCCGAATTGCCCCTGTTTCTGTGGACAGCCTCTGCGGTGGACAGTGAGCATGTTCTCTTCCCGCATTAGGGATCTGCATGGCATTCTTTGAGAGCGGCTTCAATTCGGCAGCAGAGGACGACAATGCAGATGGCAGCACGGACTATGGCATCTTCCAGATCAACAGCCGTGTCTGGTGCAACAACTACCGGAGCCCCACTGAGAACCTCTGTCACATACCCTGCACTGGTACTGTCCCTAACCCTCCCCCtcatccaccccccctccccaagagtGGAGAGAGCAGCTGCAGGATTCCTGCCCATGTCGTGGTAGGCTGCTCTTCATTCCTCAGTTAAAAATTAACACACAGCTCTCATTCCCCCTGCATGGAAGAGGGGTTCAGCCAGCTCCATGGTACCATCCCCCCTTTCTAGGACCCTGTGGAgggctccctgcagggctgggctctgggtggAGAGTAGGCAGCCCTGAATTGGGTGGGGCTGAGGTAGAGAAAACACATTTTCTCACCATTAGCCATGTGGTGGTTACCTGGGAAAGATAACAGCCTGGAGCCGTGTTACTTGTTACGTGGAACCACTTCCATCATGGGAACTCCCCACTTTTAAGGGGGACACCCAGGCACAGCCATAGTAATGTGTTTTTCCTGGAAGCCACTTTgcctgggctggggtgggaaggcAGGTTCAGAGCCATCCCAGAGGGGATGGGCAGAATGAGGTACCATCCCCTTTGGCAGGGATACACATAATGCATATCCTGGGATAATAAAACTCTGCCTTTCACCTGCGGGTATCAAAGTATGTCACACACTTGAATTAATTCAACCTCCCAACTCACCTGTGGGAACAGTGTTATTACACCAATTGGTTAACTGACATGACCAAAACCATGCAACTTGTTGGAGCTgtgaacagaatccaggagtccggactcccaCTCTCCTGTTCCAACCAACACATCAGATGCGCTCTTCAATGGAAAGTAGCAGAGGGTGCAGTGCAGCCTCTGGCAAACTGGGGTGGGAGGTACCTGCTATTTACCATGTATGCTGAGTGGATTCTCCTCTTGACCTTTCTGGATAGGGTAGGGCCCTTGGATCTCTCAGCTACCCAACAATGGTCCCTCCGAttcttttctctgtgtgtggCTTGATAGGCTGAGTGAGCGCAAGTTTAATTCCTATGAGCTCAGCCCCTCTAGCCCATGCACCTCACTTGCTCTTCCCTACATTAAATCTAACTGTCCTCACAGGTTCTCTCCTCTAGCAACCTCTGCCCTCCTCACTCTCATTGCTTCTCGGTCATTCCCTTAGCTTG
The Natator depressus isolate rNatDep1 chromosome 2, rNatDep2.hap1, whole genome shotgun sequence DNA segment above includes these coding regions:
- the LOC141981773 gene encoding sperm acrosome membrane-associated protein 3-like yields the protein MKALTLLSLLGCLITANEAKIFSRCELAYTLHEEGLDGYEGYSLANWICMAFFESGFNSAAEDDNADGSTDYGIFQINSRVWCNNYRSPTENLCHIPCTDLLSNDITDDIVCAKRIVRDPQGMDAWEDWTMHCKGRDLSEWVDGCDL